The Williamwhitmania sp. genome has a window encoding:
- a CDS encoding OmpH family outer membrane protein: protein MRRLIVVAAMMACFSLTGNVQAQSFKFGHINVQQVISLMPEKDSAEVKLKNYGTELSGELENLQTEFNNKYQAYLAKKDGLTPAIKDAKEKELQDLQQRIQEFQTTAQDDYQKMQSDLFKPILEKANDAIKKVAKANGFTYIFDIGTPGIVYYSDTQSIDITTLVKKELGITK from the coding sequence ATGAGAAGACTTATCGTAGTAGCAGCCATGATGGCATGCTTTTCGTTAACGGGAAATGTTCAGGCTCAGAGTTTTAAATTCGGACATATTAATGTTCAGCAGGTTATTTCTCTAATGCCAGAGAAGGATAGCGCCGAGGTTAAGTTGAAGAATTATGGGACTGAACTTTCTGGTGAGTTAGAAAACCTTCAAACAGAGTTCAACAACAAGTATCAGGCATACCTTGCAAAAAAGGATGGTTTAACACCAGCTATTAAGGATGCTAAGGAAAAAGAGTTGCAGGATCTCCAGCAGAGAATTCAGGAATTCCAGACAACTGCTCAGGATGACTACCAGAAGATGCAATCAGACCTTTTTAAACCTATCCTTGAAAAGGCAAATGATGCCATAAAGAAAGTGGCTAAGGCCAATGGCTTTACCTATATTTTTGACATTGGTACTCCTGGAATTGTTTACTATTCCGACACCCAGAGCATTGATATCACCACTTTGGTTAAAAAAGAGTTGGGAATTACTAAGTAA